In the genome of Streptomyces sp. Q6, the window CCCGGCCGGCCGAGTACGGATCGACGTCCTGCCCACGGTCCAGGCGTGCGCGGTGGAGGGGCCGTTGGCCAGGACCGTCGCCGACGCCAGGCTCGCGCTGGAGGTCATGACGACGCCGGACCTGCGGGATCCGTACGGCATTCCCGTCGCGCCCGCCCGCCTCCCGGCCGGAGTGAAGGCCGCCGTCAGCGTGGTCCGCGGGATCGGCACCGTGCGGAACCACCCGGCCGTCGAACGGGCCCTGGACGAGGCCGTCGCCCGGCTGACCGACGCCGGTCACGAGGTCGAGGAGCTCGACGGCCTGCCCCTGCTCGCGGAGGCCGCGCGGATCTGGTCGCTCCTGATCTACGAGGACTTCCGCCCCATGCTCCCCCTGGTGGAGAAGGTCGGGGACGCGGACATCCGCACCTCCCTCGCGTACTCCTTCGCCGCGGCGGCCGCCGAGTGGGGAGAGCGCCCCGCGCTGGAGACGTACATCCAGGGCTGGGCCCGTCGCGCCACCCTGGTCACCCAGCTCCAGCAACTCCTGGGCACCGACAGGATCCTGCTCACCCCGGTCTCCGCGGAGTTGCCGTTCGAGCAGGACGCCGACATCGCGAGCCCCGAGCGGGCCGCCCAACTCATCGCCGCCCAGTGGCCGATGGCGGCCGTCCCCGTCCTGGGCTTCCCGGCCGTCACCGTGCCGTCCGCGCTGGTGGACGGAGTGCCGGTCAGCGTCCAACTCATCGGCGGACGCTTCGCGGAGGACCGCGTCCTCGACGCGGCGCAGGCCATCGAGGACGGCACGCCCGCGCTCCGGCCGCCGCTCCCGCTCGGCTAGGCGGGCCGCTGCGGGGAGCGCAGCACGAGCAGGGTGATCTCGCTGGGGGCGAAGACGCGGAACGGCGGGCCCCAGAAGCCGGTGCCGCGACTGGTGTAGAGGAGGGTACGGGCGCCGTGCCGGCTCAGGCCGGCGACGGCGGGCTGGTCGATGCGCACGAGATGGTGGAAGGGCCAGATCTGGCCGCCGTGCGTGTGCCCGGAGAGCTGGAGGTCGACGCCGCCGGCCGCCGCCCGGTCGACGAACTTGGGCTGATGGGCCAGGAGCAGGACCGGCAGATCGGGGTCGGCGCCCCGCAACGCTCCGTCGAGGTGGGCGCGGTGCCCGGCGAGACCGGAGGACTCGGCGGTGACGTCGTCCACACCGGCGACCACCAGGGTGTCACCGCCGCGTTCGAGCAGCAGATGCCGATTGCGCAGCGGCTCCCAGCCCAACTCGTCCATCAGATCGACCCAGCCCTGGGCCTCGCTGTAGTACTCGTGGTTGCCGGTGACGTAGACGCGGGCCCGCGTGGCCCGCACCGTACCCAGCGGGGCGGCCTGCGCGCGGCGGCGTTCGGCCGTGCCGTCCGCGATGTCGCCGGTGTGGCAGACGAGGTCGGCCTCCAGCGTGTTCACCGTCTCGCAGACCCGTGCGGACCAGCGGGCGCGGTCGAGCGGGCCGTAATGGGTGTCGGTGATGAGCGCGACCCGCGTCCCGTCCAACCCGGCTCCCAGGCGCGGGAGTTCGACATCGAGCCGACGCACCCGCGGCACCCGGCGGGCCTCGGCGTACCCCCAGCCGAGGAGCACGACGGTGACGCCGAGCACGGCCCATGTGACGATGCGGGCCCGGTCCTGGCTCTCGCCGACACCGGCCACGGCCAGGGCGAGCCGCAGCAGAACCCCGAGCAGCACGGACCAGGTGAACAGCACCCAACTGGCGCCCAGCAGGATGTCCCCGACGATCGCGGCCCGGTCCCGCTGGCGTCGGCCGTGGCCGCGCACCATCGCGAACGGCATGCCGACGAGGCCGACCCCGAACAGAACGGTACCGACCAGCCGGACGGGCACGGGCCAGTGCTGCCCGGCGTACAACAGCACC includes:
- a CDS encoding amidase, whose product is METQHPTAQLWQRTATDLAAAIRAREVSSVDVVRSCLDRIEETNPRLGALVDLRPEEALADARRADQAVAAGAELGALHGVPVSTKINTDQRGRVTSHGVAALAGPPAEDDAACVAALRDAGAVLLGRSNAPAFSYRWFSTNEVHGRTLNPWDPGRTPGGSSGGASSSLAAGMTPIAQGNDIGGSIRYPAACCGVVGIRPTVGRISGWTPPAYADTPAGRVRIDVLPTVQACAVEGPLARTVADARLALEVMTTPDLRDPYGIPVAPARLPAGVKAAVSVVRGIGTVRNHPAVERALDEAVARLTDAGHEVEELDGLPLLAEAARIWSLLIYEDFRPMLPLVEKVGDADIRTSLAYSFAAAAAEWGERPALETYIQGWARRATLVTQLQQLLGTDRILLTPVSAELPFEQDADIASPERAAQLIAAQWPMAAVPVLGFPAVTVPSALVDGVPVSVQLIGGRFAEDRVLDAAQAIEDGTPALRPPLPLG
- a CDS encoding metallophosphoesterase, with protein sequence MTETSRTRPDDSDARAAARPSRLHRLMRFIPLIAPVLLWAVPCGVLLYAGQHWPVPVRLVGTVLFGVGLVGMPFAMVRGHGRRQRDRAAIVGDILLGASWVLFTWSVLLGVLLRLALAVAGVGESQDRARIVTWAVLGVTVVLLGWGYAEARRVPRVRRLDVELPRLGAGLDGTRVALITDTHYGPLDRARWSARVCETVNTLEADLVCHTGDIADGTAERRRAQAAPLGTVRATRARVYVTGNHEYYSEAQGWVDLMDELGWEPLRNRHLLLERGGDTLVVAGVDDVTAESSGLAGHRAHLDGALRGADPDLPVLLLAHQPKFVDRAAAGGVDLQLSGHTHGGQIWPFHHLVRIDQPAVAGLSRHGARTLLYTSRGTGFWGPPFRVFAPSEITLLVLRSPQRPA